One Chelonoidis abingdonii isolate Lonesome George chromosome 17, CheloAbing_2.0, whole genome shotgun sequence DNA segment encodes these proteins:
- the LOC116836204 gene encoding LOW QUALITY PROTEIN: solute carrier family 22 member 6-B-like (The sequence of the model RefSeq protein was modified relative to this genomic sequence to represent the inferred CDS: substituted 1 base at 1 genomic stop codon), with translation MAPDVQLEKEQRMGFFQTILVTLVFLPLLMVASHNFLQNFTAAVPRHWCYIPARDNATTEVTGDLLKIYVPMDGNQEPDRCLQFSTPQGQLLAPNGTSTNSTEPCLDGWAYDRSVFNSTIITEWNLVCGQRALKDFAQSIYMVGVLLGALVLGGLADRXMGRRGTASWSLLQMGGLISGIRAMVSTILACSLTLGQLLLAGLAYAIRDWRQLQLASSVPFFLFFLYSWWIPESAHWLIVNHRPEKALGNLRRVAQINGEKLEGEGISLETLKQEEESSGPSRRSALELFRTAPMCGVTCCLMLAWFSNSFSFFHLALDLQRFGGISIFLVQLIFGAVDMPFRMVVAVVANRLGRRLTQAACLVLGGLFILASFPVPQDMEVLLITLTVLGKGLFSSSASCSYLYTTELYPTVIRQTGLGVTFMMAWLAAVAAPMVEMTQAFVSFLPLLLFGAVPITAGILVSCLPETLGVPLADTMKQVEDRARKKRSKKEELRKEARGTKKTKF, from the exons ATGGCCCCTGATGTCCAGCTGGAGAAGGAGCAACGTATGGGCTTCTTCCAAACCATCCTTGTCACCCTggtcttcctccctctcctcatgGTGGCCTCCCATAACTTCCTGCAGAACTTCACAGCTGCTGTCCCCAGGCACTGGTGCTACATCCCGGCGCGAGACAATGCCACCACAGAGGTGACTGGAGACTTGCTGAAGATCTACGTTCCTATGGATGGCAACCAGGAGCCAGACAGGTGCCTGCAGTTCAGCACCCCACAGGGGCAGCTTCTGGCCCCTAATGGCACCAGCACCAACTCCACTGAGCCCTGCCTGGATGGATGGGCGTACGACAGGAGTGTCTTCAACTCCACCATCATCACTGAG tgGAACCTGGTCTGTGGCCAGCGCGCTCTCAAGGATTTTGCCCAGTCCATCTACATGGTGGGggtgctgctgggagcactggTCCTCGGGGGCCTGGCGGATAGGTGA ATGGGGCGCCGGGGCACTGCCTCTTGGTCCCTGCTGCAGATGGGTGGGCTGAT TTCCGGCATCCGGGCCATGGTGTCCACCATCCTCGCCTGCAGCCTGACGCTGGgccagctgctcctggctggACTGGCATACGCCATCCGTGACTGGCGCCAGCTGCAGCTGGCATCCTCAGTgcccttcttcctcttcttcctctacaGCTG gtgGATCCCAGAGTCTGCACACTGGCTCATCGTCAACCACAGGCCTGAGAAGGCGCTGGGGAACCTGCGACGGGTGGCCCAGATCAATGGCGagaagctggagggggagggCATCTCCCTGGAG ACACtgaagcaggaggaagagagctCAGGACCCTCCCGGCGCTCTGCCCTGGAGCTGTTCCGGACAGCGCCCATGTGTGGGGTCACCTGCTGCCTCATGCTGGCCTG GTTCTCCAACAGCTTCTCTTTCTTCCACCTGGCCCTGGACCTGCAGCGCTTCGGGGGCATCAGCATCTTCCTGGTGCAGCTCATCTTTGGCGCTGTGGACATGCCCTTCCGCATGGTGGTGGCTGTCGTCGCCAACCGCCTGGGGCGCCGGCTCACGCAGGCCGCCTGCCTGGTCCTGGGGGGACTCTTCATCCTGGCCAGCTTCCCCGTGCCGCAGG ACATGGAGGTGCTGCTGATTACCCTGACTGTCCTGGGAAAAGGGCTCTTCTCCTCCTCCGCCAGCTGCTCCTACCTGTATACCACTGAGCTCTACCCCACTGTCATCAG gcagacagggctgggggtcaCCTTCATGATGGCCTGGCTGGCAGCGGTGGCAGCCCCCATGGTGGAGATGACCCAGGCTTTTgtctccttcctgcccctgctcctgttTGGGGCAGTGCCCATCACAGCTGGCATCCTGGTCAGTTGCTTACCAGAGACCTTGGGGGTCCCACTAGCCGACACGATGAAGCAGGTGGAGGACAG aGCAAGGAAGAAAAGGAGCAAGAAGGAGGAACTGAGGAAAGAAGCCAGGGGAACCAAGAAAACCAAATTTTAA